A genomic region of Platichthys flesus chromosome 4, fPlaFle2.1, whole genome shotgun sequence contains the following coding sequences:
- the ece2b gene encoding endothelin-converting enzyme 2b isoform X2 produces the protein MSVALQDLRNTMSSYKRATFDEDDVSDTPAEAASSPDRVEVGFRKTGVDVLSRRTQLELLLSLLLLAALLALIVCLLLLGLGLSSDSGRGLCLSEVCVTVASQIVEAMDRAVDPCQDFYQFSCGGWMRKNPLPDGRSRWSTFNSITEQNQALLKHLLENGTFNSSSEAERKTQSYYLSCLNTVRIEDLGAQPLIDLIAKIGGWNMTGPWEKENFMEVLKVVSGPYRALPFFSVGVGADPKNSNSNVIQVDQSGLSLPSRDYYLNKTANEKVLVAYLEYMVELGILLGGERSSTHIQMQQILDFETALANITVPQDQKRDDEKMYHKVTIAELQVLAPAVDWLDFLSSALSPLELNDTEPVVLNTREFVQHVSELINKTDRSVLNNYMMWTLVQKSVASLDQRFENAQDKLLESLYGTKKSCTPRWQTCIAYTDDNLGFALGALFVKATFDKHSKEIAEEMINEIRSAFKDALDRLIWMDDQTRQAAKEKADAIYDMIGFPEFILDPKELDDVYDGYEVSDDSFFQNMLNFNNFSARVMADQLRKTPNKDQWSMTPPTVNAYYMSTKNGIVFPAGILQAPFYAHDHPKALNFGGIGVVMGHELTHAFDDQGREYNKEGNLRPWWQNSSVEAFRQRTECMVDQYSRYTVNGEHVNGKQTLGENIADNGGLKAAYHAYQSWVLRNGEEKRLPAVNLTNDQLFFVGFAQVWCSVRTPESAHEGLVTDTHSPPRYRVIGTLANSPDFSHHFSCPTGTPMNPGTRCEVW, from the exons ATGAGTGTAGCGCTGCAGGACCTCCGGAACact ATGTCCAGCTATAAGCGAGCTACATTTGACGAGGACGATGTGTCGGACACTCCAGCTGAGGCGGCCTCGTCTCCTGACAGAGTGGAG gtggGTTTCAGGAAGACAGGCGTGGACGTCCTCAGCAGGAGGACACAGCTGgagcttcttctctctctgctcttatTGGCTGCTCTTCTTGCTCTGATTGTATGTTTGCTGCTGCTCGGCCTCGGACTCAGCTCAG ACAGTGGGCGTGGCCTCTGCCTGTCGGAGGTGTGTGTCACAGTGGCCAGTCAGATCGTGGAGGCGATGGACCGCGCTGTGGACCCCTGTCAGGACTTCTACCAGTTCTCCTGTGGAGGTTGGATGAGGAAGAACCCGCTGCCGGACGGACGCTCGCGCTGGTCGACCTTCAACAGCATCACGGAGCAGAACCAGGCGCTGCTCAAGCACCTGCTGG AGAACGGGACGTTTAACAGCAGCAGCGAGGCGGAGAGGAAGACTCAGTCCTACTACTTGTCTTGTCTCAACACCGTGAGGATCGAGGACCTGGGAGCTCAGCCTCTCATCGACCTCATCGCCAAG ATCGGGGGCTGGAACATGACGGGTCCCTGGGAGAAGGAGAACTTCATGGAGGTCCTGAAGGTGGTTTCTGGTCCATACAGAGCTCTGCCTTTCTTCAGCGTTGGAGTCGGAGCCGATCCCAAGAACTCCAACAGCAACGTCATCCAA GTCGACCAATCAGGGCTTTCCCTTCCATCCAGGGACTATTACCTCAACAAGACGGCCAATGAGAAG GTGCTGGTGGCGTACCTGGAGTACATGGTGGAGCTGGGGATACTGCTGGGTGGGGAGAGGAGCTCCACCCACATTCAGATGCAGCAGATTCTGGACTTTGAGACGGCGCTCGCCAACATCACCGTCCCACAGGACCAGAAACGAGACGACGAGAAGATGTACCACAAGGTGACCATTGCGGAACTACAG GTCCTGGCGCCGGCGGTGGACTGGTTGGACTTCCTGTCCTCCGCTCTGTCCCCTCTGGAGCTGAACGACACTGAGCCGGTGGTCCTGAACACCAGAGAGTTTGTCCAGCATGTGTCCGAGCTCATCAACAAGACAGACCGCAG CGTGTTGAATAATTACATGATGTGGACGCTGGTTCAGAAGAGCGTGGCCAGTCTGGATCAGCGCTTCGAGAACGCTCAGGACAAACTGCTGGAGAGTCTCTATGGAACCAAGAAG TCCTGCACCCCCCGCTGGCAGACATGTATTGCGTATACTGACGACAATCTGGGCTTCGCATTGGGAGCGCTCTTTGTTAAGGCGACGTTCGACAAACACAGCAAAGAGATC GCTGAGGAGATGATCAACGAGATACGATCAGCGTTCAAGGACGCTCTGGACCGACTCATCTGGATGGACGACCAGACCAGACAAGCTGCAAAGGAAAAG GCAGATGCGATCTACGATATGATCGGATTCCCAGAGTTTATCTTGGACCCAAAAGAGCTGGATGACGTTTATGATGGG TACGAGGTGTCAGACGACAGCTTCTTCCAGAACATGTTGAACTTCAACAACTTCTCAGCTCGAGTGATGGCCGACCAGCTGAGGAAGACTCCCAACAAAGACCA GTGGAGTATGACTCCTCCCACAGTGAATGCCTACTACATGTCCACTAAGAACGGCATCGTCTTCCCTGCTGGGATCCTCCAAGCTCCTTTCTACGCCCACGACCACCCTAA GGCACTGAACTTTGGAGGAATCGGGGTAGTGATGGGTCACGAGCTCACTCACGCCTTCGATGATCAGG GTCGCGAGTACAATAAAGAAGGAAACTTGAGGCCGTGGTGGCAGAACTCGTCTGTGGAGGCGTTTCGTCAGAGGACGGAGTGCATGGTGGATCAGTACAGTCGCTACACCGTCAACGGAGAACACGTCAATGGAAAACAGACGCTGGGAGAAAACATCGCTGACAACGGAGGCCTGAAGGCTGCGTACCAT gcCTATCAGTCGTGGGTCCTGAGAAACggagaagaaaaaagacttCCTGCCGTCAACCTGACCAATGACCAGCTCTTCTTTGTGGGATTTGCTCAG GTGTGGTGCTCGGTTCGGACACCAGAGAGCGCTCACGAGGGCCTGGTGACTGACACCCACAGCCCCCCCAGATACAGAGTCATCGGGACGCTCGCCAACTCCCCGGACTTCAGCCACCACTTCAGCTGTCCCACCGGGACGCCCATGAACCCCGGGACGCGCTGTGAGGTCTGGTAG
- the ece2b gene encoding endothelin-converting enzyme 2b isoform X1, producing the protein MSLLQMSSYKRATFDEDDVSDTPAEAASSPDRVEVGFRKTGVDVLSRRTQLELLLSLLLLAALLALIVCLLLLGLGLSSDSGRGLCLSEVCVTVASQIVEAMDRAVDPCQDFYQFSCGGWMRKNPLPDGRSRWSTFNSITEQNQALLKHLLGKTENGTFNSSSEAERKTQSYYLSCLNTVRIEDLGAQPLIDLIAKIGGWNMTGPWEKENFMEVLKVVSGPYRALPFFSVGVGADPKNSNSNVIQVDQSGLSLPSRDYYLNKTANEKVLVAYLEYMVELGILLGGERSSTHIQMQQILDFETALANITVPQDQKRDDEKMYHKVTIAELQVLAPAVDWLDFLSSALSPLELNDTEPVVLNTREFVQHVSELINKTDRSVLNNYMMWTLVQKSVASLDQRFENAQDKLLESLYGTKKSCTPRWQTCIAYTDDNLGFALGALFVKATFDKHSKEIAEEMINEIRSAFKDALDRLIWMDDQTRQAAKEKADAIYDMIGFPEFILDPKELDDVYDGYEVSDDSFFQNMLNFNNFSARVMADQLRKTPNKDQWSMTPPTVNAYYMSTKNGIVFPAGILQAPFYAHDHPKALNFGGIGVVMGHELTHAFDDQGREYNKEGNLRPWWQNSSVEAFRQRTECMVDQYSRYTVNGEHVNGKQTLGENIADNGGLKAAYHAYQSWVLRNGEEKRLPAVNLTNDQLFFVGFAQVWCSVRTPESAHEGLVTDTHSPPRYRVIGTLANSPDFSHHFSCPTGTPMNPGTRCEVW; encoded by the exons aTGTCTCTCCTGCAGATGTCCAGCTATAAGCGAGCTACATTTGACGAGGACGATGTGTCGGACACTCCAGCTGAGGCGGCCTCGTCTCCTGACAGAGTGGAG gtggGTTTCAGGAAGACAGGCGTGGACGTCCTCAGCAGGAGGACACAGCTGgagcttcttctctctctgctcttatTGGCTGCTCTTCTTGCTCTGATTGTATGTTTGCTGCTGCTCGGCCTCGGACTCAGCTCAG ACAGTGGGCGTGGCCTCTGCCTGTCGGAGGTGTGTGTCACAGTGGCCAGTCAGATCGTGGAGGCGATGGACCGCGCTGTGGACCCCTGTCAGGACTTCTACCAGTTCTCCTGTGGAGGTTGGATGAGGAAGAACCCGCTGCCGGACGGACGCTCGCGCTGGTCGACCTTCAACAGCATCACGGAGCAGAACCAGGCGCTGCTCAAGCACCTGCTGGGTAAGACAG AGAACGGGACGTTTAACAGCAGCAGCGAGGCGGAGAGGAAGACTCAGTCCTACTACTTGTCTTGTCTCAACACCGTGAGGATCGAGGACCTGGGAGCTCAGCCTCTCATCGACCTCATCGCCAAG ATCGGGGGCTGGAACATGACGGGTCCCTGGGAGAAGGAGAACTTCATGGAGGTCCTGAAGGTGGTTTCTGGTCCATACAGAGCTCTGCCTTTCTTCAGCGTTGGAGTCGGAGCCGATCCCAAGAACTCCAACAGCAACGTCATCCAA GTCGACCAATCAGGGCTTTCCCTTCCATCCAGGGACTATTACCTCAACAAGACGGCCAATGAGAAG GTGCTGGTGGCGTACCTGGAGTACATGGTGGAGCTGGGGATACTGCTGGGTGGGGAGAGGAGCTCCACCCACATTCAGATGCAGCAGATTCTGGACTTTGAGACGGCGCTCGCCAACATCACCGTCCCACAGGACCAGAAACGAGACGACGAGAAGATGTACCACAAGGTGACCATTGCGGAACTACAG GTCCTGGCGCCGGCGGTGGACTGGTTGGACTTCCTGTCCTCCGCTCTGTCCCCTCTGGAGCTGAACGACACTGAGCCGGTGGTCCTGAACACCAGAGAGTTTGTCCAGCATGTGTCCGAGCTCATCAACAAGACAGACCGCAG CGTGTTGAATAATTACATGATGTGGACGCTGGTTCAGAAGAGCGTGGCCAGTCTGGATCAGCGCTTCGAGAACGCTCAGGACAAACTGCTGGAGAGTCTCTATGGAACCAAGAAG TCCTGCACCCCCCGCTGGCAGACATGTATTGCGTATACTGACGACAATCTGGGCTTCGCATTGGGAGCGCTCTTTGTTAAGGCGACGTTCGACAAACACAGCAAAGAGATC GCTGAGGAGATGATCAACGAGATACGATCAGCGTTCAAGGACGCTCTGGACCGACTCATCTGGATGGACGACCAGACCAGACAAGCTGCAAAGGAAAAG GCAGATGCGATCTACGATATGATCGGATTCCCAGAGTTTATCTTGGACCCAAAAGAGCTGGATGACGTTTATGATGGG TACGAGGTGTCAGACGACAGCTTCTTCCAGAACATGTTGAACTTCAACAACTTCTCAGCTCGAGTGATGGCCGACCAGCTGAGGAAGACTCCCAACAAAGACCA GTGGAGTATGACTCCTCCCACAGTGAATGCCTACTACATGTCCACTAAGAACGGCATCGTCTTCCCTGCTGGGATCCTCCAAGCTCCTTTCTACGCCCACGACCACCCTAA GGCACTGAACTTTGGAGGAATCGGGGTAGTGATGGGTCACGAGCTCACTCACGCCTTCGATGATCAGG GTCGCGAGTACAATAAAGAAGGAAACTTGAGGCCGTGGTGGCAGAACTCGTCTGTGGAGGCGTTTCGTCAGAGGACGGAGTGCATGGTGGATCAGTACAGTCGCTACACCGTCAACGGAGAACACGTCAATGGAAAACAGACGCTGGGAGAAAACATCGCTGACAACGGAGGCCTGAAGGCTGCGTACCAT gcCTATCAGTCGTGGGTCCTGAGAAACggagaagaaaaaagacttCCTGCCGTCAACCTGACCAATGACCAGCTCTTCTTTGTGGGATTTGCTCAG GTGTGGTGCTCGGTTCGGACACCAGAGAGCGCTCACGAGGGCCTGGTGACTGACACCCACAGCCCCCCCAGATACAGAGTCATCGGGACGCTCGCCAACTCCCCGGACTTCAGCCACCACTTCAGCTGTCCCACCGGGACGCCCATGAACCCCGGGACGCGCTGTGAGGTCTGGTAG
- the ece2b gene encoding endothelin-converting enzyme 2b isoform X3 — MDRAVDPCQDFYQFSCGGWMRKNPLPDGRSRWSTFNSITEQNQALLKHLLGKTENGTFNSSSEAERKTQSYYLSCLNTVRIEDLGAQPLIDLIAKIGGWNMTGPWEKENFMEVLKVVSGPYRALPFFSVGVGADPKNSNSNVIQVDQSGLSLPSRDYYLNKTANEKVLVAYLEYMVELGILLGGERSSTHIQMQQILDFETALANITVPQDQKRDDEKMYHKVTIAELQVLAPAVDWLDFLSSALSPLELNDTEPVVLNTREFVQHVSELINKTDRSVLNNYMMWTLVQKSVASLDQRFENAQDKLLESLYGTKKSCTPRWQTCIAYTDDNLGFALGALFVKATFDKHSKEIAEEMINEIRSAFKDALDRLIWMDDQTRQAAKEKADAIYDMIGFPEFILDPKELDDVYDGYEVSDDSFFQNMLNFNNFSARVMADQLRKTPNKDQWSMTPPTVNAYYMSTKNGIVFPAGILQAPFYAHDHPKALNFGGIGVVMGHELTHAFDDQGREYNKEGNLRPWWQNSSVEAFRQRTECMVDQYSRYTVNGEHVNGKQTLGENIADNGGLKAAYHAYQSWVLRNGEEKRLPAVNLTNDQLFFVGFAQVWCSVRTPESAHEGLVTDTHSPPRYRVIGTLANSPDFSHHFSCPTGTPMNPGTRCEVW; from the exons ATGGACCGCGCTGTGGACCCCTGTCAGGACTTCTACCAGTTCTCCTGTGGAGGTTGGATGAGGAAGAACCCGCTGCCGGACGGACGCTCGCGCTGGTCGACCTTCAACAGCATCACGGAGCAGAACCAGGCGCTGCTCAAGCACCTGCTGGGTAAGACAG AGAACGGGACGTTTAACAGCAGCAGCGAGGCGGAGAGGAAGACTCAGTCCTACTACTTGTCTTGTCTCAACACCGTGAGGATCGAGGACCTGGGAGCTCAGCCTCTCATCGACCTCATCGCCAAG ATCGGGGGCTGGAACATGACGGGTCCCTGGGAGAAGGAGAACTTCATGGAGGTCCTGAAGGTGGTTTCTGGTCCATACAGAGCTCTGCCTTTCTTCAGCGTTGGAGTCGGAGCCGATCCCAAGAACTCCAACAGCAACGTCATCCAA GTCGACCAATCAGGGCTTTCCCTTCCATCCAGGGACTATTACCTCAACAAGACGGCCAATGAGAAG GTGCTGGTGGCGTACCTGGAGTACATGGTGGAGCTGGGGATACTGCTGGGTGGGGAGAGGAGCTCCACCCACATTCAGATGCAGCAGATTCTGGACTTTGAGACGGCGCTCGCCAACATCACCGTCCCACAGGACCAGAAACGAGACGACGAGAAGATGTACCACAAGGTGACCATTGCGGAACTACAG GTCCTGGCGCCGGCGGTGGACTGGTTGGACTTCCTGTCCTCCGCTCTGTCCCCTCTGGAGCTGAACGACACTGAGCCGGTGGTCCTGAACACCAGAGAGTTTGTCCAGCATGTGTCCGAGCTCATCAACAAGACAGACCGCAG CGTGTTGAATAATTACATGATGTGGACGCTGGTTCAGAAGAGCGTGGCCAGTCTGGATCAGCGCTTCGAGAACGCTCAGGACAAACTGCTGGAGAGTCTCTATGGAACCAAGAAG TCCTGCACCCCCCGCTGGCAGACATGTATTGCGTATACTGACGACAATCTGGGCTTCGCATTGGGAGCGCTCTTTGTTAAGGCGACGTTCGACAAACACAGCAAAGAGATC GCTGAGGAGATGATCAACGAGATACGATCAGCGTTCAAGGACGCTCTGGACCGACTCATCTGGATGGACGACCAGACCAGACAAGCTGCAAAGGAAAAG GCAGATGCGATCTACGATATGATCGGATTCCCAGAGTTTATCTTGGACCCAAAAGAGCTGGATGACGTTTATGATGGG TACGAGGTGTCAGACGACAGCTTCTTCCAGAACATGTTGAACTTCAACAACTTCTCAGCTCGAGTGATGGCCGACCAGCTGAGGAAGACTCCCAACAAAGACCA GTGGAGTATGACTCCTCCCACAGTGAATGCCTACTACATGTCCACTAAGAACGGCATCGTCTTCCCTGCTGGGATCCTCCAAGCTCCTTTCTACGCCCACGACCACCCTAA GGCACTGAACTTTGGAGGAATCGGGGTAGTGATGGGTCACGAGCTCACTCACGCCTTCGATGATCAGG GTCGCGAGTACAATAAAGAAGGAAACTTGAGGCCGTGGTGGCAGAACTCGTCTGTGGAGGCGTTTCGTCAGAGGACGGAGTGCATGGTGGATCAGTACAGTCGCTACACCGTCAACGGAGAACACGTCAATGGAAAACAGACGCTGGGAGAAAACATCGCTGACAACGGAGGCCTGAAGGCTGCGTACCAT gcCTATCAGTCGTGGGTCCTGAGAAACggagaagaaaaaagacttCCTGCCGTCAACCTGACCAATGACCAGCTCTTCTTTGTGGGATTTGCTCAG GTGTGGTGCTCGGTTCGGACACCAGAGAGCGCTCACGAGGGCCTGGTGACTGACACCCACAGCCCCCCCAGATACAGAGTCATCGGGACGCTCGCCAACTCCCCGGACTTCAGCCACCACTTCAGCTGTCCCACCGGGACGCCCATGAACCCCGGGACGCGCTGTGAGGTCTGGTAG